In a genomic window of Streptomyces roseoviridis:
- a CDS encoding FAD/NAD(P)-binding protein: MAVVGAGAAGALVAVQVCETATRRRTPLDLVLVDPAPEAGRGTAYATEVPEHRLNVPVGGMSCYPDDPGHFRRWLCAHGEPTVRDADFASRHRYGSYLADTLGRAIIAAHGTVSVRRLRTRATGLSDAPGGRLELRLGDGGTVTADGVVLATGPAAGRADWAPDGLTGSDRFVARPWAPGALAGVGPFDDVLLVGTGLTAVDLALVLDRPGRTVHAVSRTGLLPQAHALAPLPAVPPPPDLAVLPFPALRRAVLRYVAGTRRAHGDWRPAFDGLRPWIGQLWQGLADDERAEFLGRDATPWNVHRHRMAPATAEAVARARAARRLRVHAGRVTGAVPDGDGGLAVALSGGRELRVAWVVDCTGPGLRADADGDPLWSGLLTGGLAVPGPLGIGVATDAGRLRDARGGTGRPLFTLGAPRRGELWETTAIPEIRGQAKEVAEALLAPLGRSTRRPARRRPTDQFGLPLSTHAAAAAAFRSGLGRVITVRAKAAEAFARATELDPGFALGHAALALLGHEGGADVDVARALADARRSVRERGDERERSFVDVVTRRIRDHETTPGAGCSSNGPSGVSDGDTALIAHLERFPGDAFALGIAVPTIAFAGVGDLDGTLALRLVERTASVYDGHWFHTSLLAFVRQEQGRIDEAGELARAALAEEPASGHAVHALAHVHYESGAHRVGREWLDGWIGGHGRGAVHRAHFSWHVALHELALDDAEAVRRRWFAQLAPGQVGGVRALVDSGSLLWRARMCRNWSGRVPVDGVLDAVERDLVERPSTAFTALHSALALTAAGDLAALRRLRGHAAGADVVQREVVVPLCAALEAVLEEEWATAAERLNALLPSLRRVGGSAAQREVVEETLLYALVEAGQGDRARRLLEERLDRRDSPLDLRRLAGLGA, encoded by the coding sequence GTGGCCGTGGTCGGCGCGGGAGCGGCGGGCGCCCTCGTCGCCGTCCAGGTCTGCGAGACGGCGACCCGCCGGCGTACGCCGCTCGACCTGGTCCTCGTCGACCCGGCGCCCGAGGCGGGCCGCGGCACCGCGTACGCCACCGAGGTCCCCGAGCACCGGCTCAACGTGCCGGTCGGCGGGATGAGCTGCTATCCGGACGACCCCGGGCACTTCCGACGCTGGCTCTGCGCGCACGGCGAACCCACCGTCCGGGACGCGGACTTCGCCTCCCGCCACCGCTACGGCTCCTATCTCGCCGACACGCTGGGGCGTGCCATCATCGCGGCGCACGGCACGGTGTCCGTACGGCGGCTGCGGACCCGCGCGACGGGCCTCTCCGACGCGCCCGGAGGGCGGCTGGAGCTCCGCCTCGGGGACGGCGGCACGGTGACGGCGGACGGCGTGGTGCTCGCCACCGGGCCCGCGGCGGGCCGGGCCGACTGGGCCCCGGACGGGCTCACCGGCTCCGACCGGTTCGTCGCCCGCCCCTGGGCGCCCGGAGCGCTCGCCGGCGTGGGCCCCTTCGACGACGTCCTGCTCGTGGGCACCGGTCTGACCGCCGTCGACCTCGCCCTGGTGCTGGACCGGCCCGGCCGGACCGTGCACGCCGTCTCCCGCACCGGGCTGCTGCCGCAGGCGCACGCGCTGGCCCCGCTGCCCGCCGTACCGCCGCCCCCGGACCTGGCGGTGCTGCCGTTCCCGGCGCTGCGCCGGGCGGTGCTGCGGTACGTCGCCGGGACCCGCCGCGCGCACGGCGACTGGCGGCCCGCGTTCGACGGGCTGCGTCCGTGGATCGGGCAGCTCTGGCAGGGCCTCGCCGATGACGAACGGGCGGAGTTCCTGGGTCGGGACGCCACGCCGTGGAACGTCCACCGGCACCGGATGGCCCCCGCCACGGCCGAGGCGGTCGCCCGGGCGCGGGCGGCGCGCAGGCTGCGGGTGCACGCGGGCCGGGTCACCGGCGCGGTGCCGGACGGGGACGGCGGCCTCGCCGTCGCGCTGTCCGGGGGGCGCGAGCTGCGGGTGGCGTGGGTGGTGGACTGCACGGGCCCCGGGCTGCGGGCCGATGCCGACGGCGATCCGCTGTGGAGCGGTCTGCTCACCGGAGGGCTGGCCGTGCCCGGACCGCTGGGCATCGGCGTGGCCACCGACGCGGGGCGGTTGCGGGACGCGCGGGGCGGCACGGGCCGGCCGCTGTTCACCCTGGGCGCGCCGCGCCGGGGCGAGTTGTGGGAGACGACGGCGATCCCGGAGATCCGCGGCCAGGCCAAGGAGGTCGCCGAGGCCCTCCTGGCTCCCCTCGGCCGCAGCACGCGGCGGCCGGCACGGCGGCGGCCCACCGACCAGTTCGGCCTGCCGCTGTCCACGCACGCGGCCGCGGCGGCGGCCTTCCGCTCCGGGCTCGGCCGGGTGATCACCGTACGGGCGAAGGCGGCCGAGGCGTTCGCCCGGGCCACGGAGCTCGATCCCGGTTTCGCGCTCGGGCACGCCGCGCTGGCCCTGCTGGGGCACGAGGGCGGGGCGGACGTCGACGTCGCCCGGGCGCTCGCGGACGCCCGGCGCAGTGTGCGCGAGCGCGGGGACGAACGGGAGCGGTCGTTCGTCGATGTCGTCACGCGCCGCATCCGGGACCACGAGACGACGCCCGGGGCGGGCTGCTCCTCAAACGGCCCTTCGGGCGTCTCGGACGGGGACACGGCGCTGATCGCCCATCTGGAGCGTTTCCCGGGGGACGCGTTCGCGCTGGGGATCGCCGTTCCCACGATCGCCTTCGCCGGGGTGGGCGACCTCGACGGCACGCTGGCCCTGCGCCTGGTGGAGCGCACCGCGTCCGTCTACGACGGCCACTGGTTCCACACCTCGCTCCTGGCCTTCGTCCGCCAGGAGCAGGGCCGGATCGACGAGGCGGGCGAGCTCGCGCGTGCCGCGCTCGCCGAGGAGCCCGCTTCCGGCCACGCGGTGCACGCGCTGGCCCACGTGCACTACGAGTCCGGGGCGCACCGCGTGGGCCGGGAGTGGCTGGACGGCTGGATCGGCGGGCACGGGCGGGGCGCCGTGCACCGGGCGCACTTCTCCTGGCACGTGGCGCTGCACGAGCTGGCACTCGACGACGCCGAGGCCGTGCGCCGCCGCTGGTTCGCCCAGCTCGCCCCGGGCCAGGTGGGCGGGGTGCGGGCGCTCGTCGACTCCGGTTCCCTGCTGTGGCGGGCCCGGATGTGCCGGAACTGGAGCGGGCGGGTGCCCGTCGACGGCGTCCTCGACGCGGTCGAGCGCGACCTGGTCGAGCGCCCGTCGACCGCCTTCACCGCGCTCCACAGCGCCCTCGCCCTCACCGCCGCGGGCGACCTGGCGGCCCTGCGCCGGCTGCGCGGCCACGCGGCCGGGGCGGATGTGGTGCAGCGGGAGGTCGTCGTACCGCTGTGTGCTGCCCTGGAGGCGGTCCTGGAGGAGGAGTGGGCGACGGCGGCGGAGCGGCTGAACGCGCTGCTGCCCTCGCTGCGCCGGGTGGGCGGCAGCGCGGCCCAGCGGGAGGTCGTCGAGGAGACGCTGCTGTACGCGCTGGTCGAGGCGGGCCAGGGCGACCGGGCGCGGCGTCTCCTGGAGGAGCGTCTCGACCGCCGTGACTCGCCCCTCGACCTGCGGCGCCTTGCCGGGCTCGGTGCCTGA
- a CDS encoding Rrf2 family transcriptional regulator, producing the protein MRISARTDYAIRAMAELARSPERPLKAEDIAGRQDIPVRFLFVVLSELRQARLVASVRGPEGGYSLTRAPDAITLADVIRAMDGPLVSVRDLKLTSLEYQGAAAPLPDVWRAVRTSLRQVLESTTLADLAGGELPDLVRERARAYRDDVRTYP; encoded by the coding sequence GTGAGGATCTCTGCGCGAACGGACTACGCCATCCGGGCCATGGCGGAGCTGGCCCGCTCCCCGGAACGGCCGCTGAAGGCCGAGGACATCGCCGGACGCCAGGACATCCCGGTCCGCTTCCTCTTCGTCGTGCTCAGCGAACTGCGCCAGGCCCGCCTGGTGGCCAGCGTCCGCGGCCCGGAAGGCGGCTACTCGCTCACCCGCGCGCCGGACGCGATCACCCTCGCCGACGTCATCCGGGCGATGGACGGACCGCTCGTCAGCGTGCGGGACCTGAAACTCACGAGCCTCGAATACCAGGGCGCGGCGGCCCCGCTGCCGGACGTGTGGCGCGCGGTGCGCACCAGCCTGCGCCAGGTCCTGGAGTCGACGACCCTCGCGGACCTGGCGGGCGGCGAGCTGCCCGATCTGGTGCGGGAGCGCGCCCGCGCCTACCGGGACGACGTACGGACCTATCCGTAG
- a CDS encoding GntR family transcriptional regulator yields the protein MTGTREAGPLAPARAGGWLRDRVCEGLRDRIITGRLRPGDRLVERDVAEDFGVSRVPVREAIRILIGEGFLQAVSQRRIVVREMSRQDVENLFDMREALEVLAVRRAAERRTPAELSTLARLLDEARAATGAGGPERLSRANAAFHAQIVRMSRNELLVTSLESLEGRLRWLFQQVDDPEPLWDEHRLLYEAIGAGAADAAAELALHHVRYYREVALRLLFGG from the coding sequence ATGACCGGGACACGGGAGGCCGGCCCCCTCGCGCCCGCCCGCGCGGGAGGCTGGCTCCGCGACCGGGTCTGCGAGGGGCTGCGCGACCGCATCATCACCGGGCGCCTCAGGCCCGGTGACCGGCTGGTCGAACGGGACGTGGCCGAGGACTTCGGCGTCTCGCGGGTCCCGGTGCGCGAGGCGATCCGCATCCTCATCGGCGAGGGCTTCCTGCAGGCCGTCTCCCAGCGCCGGATCGTCGTCCGCGAGATGTCCCGGCAGGACGTGGAGAACCTCTTCGACATGCGCGAGGCCCTGGAGGTCCTCGCCGTCCGCCGCGCCGCCGAACGGCGCACGCCCGCCGAACTGTCCACTCTGGCCCGGCTGCTCGACGAGGCCCGCGCCGCCACCGGCGCCGGCGGTCCCGAACGGCTCTCCCGCGCCAACGCCGCCTTCCACGCCCAGATCGTCCGGATGTCCCGCAACGAGCTCCTCGTCACCTCCCTCGAGTCCCTGGAGGGCCGGCTCCGCTGGCTGTTCCAGCAGGTGGACGATCCGGAGCCGCTCTGGGACGAACACCGCCTGCTGTACGAGGCGATCGGCGCGGGCGCCGCGGACGCCGCCGCCGAACTCGCCCTGCACCACGTGCGGTACTACCGCGAGGTGGCGCTGCGGCTGCTCTTCGGAGGCTGA
- a CDS encoding asparaginase, with amino-acid sequence MKWTRDARPRRIVVISTGGTIASRWTGSGYAADASGDDVVATAAVPDNVDVEVIDLFNVNSSRMTTERQLLLLRTVHETLADPGVDGIVVTHGTDTLEESAFFLDLHHADPRPVVLTGAQRPFGTGDGDGPGNLYDALQVAATVHGLGVLVVFDGLVHAARGTVKTKTLASDPFADPSGERVGRLGFGQVDIEREPERPAPLPLPAEGRPLPRVDIVTHHSDADPVLFEAAVAAGARGIVLVGTGAGNATPEIAGAVARAVDQGVHVVLSTRVASGPVAEVYTGGGAVDLAAAGAVLAGTLRPGQARIALLTALLAEVPSPERRTTLLRTLLEGPVRAESAFAVAH; translated from the coding sequence ATGAAGTGGACGCGCGACGCCCGGCCGCGCCGCATCGTGGTCATCAGCACCGGCGGCACCATCGCCAGCCGCTGGACCGGCAGCGGATACGCCGCCGACGCCTCGGGTGACGACGTCGTGGCCACGGCCGCGGTCCCCGACAACGTCGACGTGGAGGTCATCGACCTCTTCAACGTCAACAGCTCCCGGATGACCACCGAACGCCAGCTGCTGCTGCTGCGCACCGTCCACGAGACGCTCGCCGACCCCGGCGTCGACGGCATCGTCGTCACCCACGGCACCGACACCCTGGAGGAGTCGGCCTTCTTCCTGGACCTGCACCACGCCGACCCCCGGCCGGTCGTCCTCACCGGCGCCCAGCGCCCCTTCGGCACGGGCGACGGCGACGGCCCCGGCAACCTCTACGACGCGCTCCAGGTCGCCGCCACCGTCCACGGCCTCGGCGTCCTCGTCGTCTTCGACGGTCTCGTCCACGCCGCCCGCGGCACCGTCAAGACCAAGACTCTCGCCTCCGACCCGTTCGCCGACCCCTCCGGCGAGCGCGTCGGCCGCCTCGGCTTCGGCCAGGTCGACATCGAGCGCGAGCCCGAGCGCCCCGCGCCGCTGCCGCTGCCCGCAGAGGGCCGGCCGCTGCCCCGCGTCGACATCGTCACGCACCACTCCGACGCCGACCCGGTCCTCTTCGAGGCGGCCGTCGCCGCCGGGGCCCGCGGCATCGTCCTCGTCGGCACCGGTGCCGGCAACGCCACCCCGGAGATCGCCGGGGCCGTCGCCCGCGCCGTCGACCAGGGCGTCCACGTCGTCCTGTCCACCCGCGTCGCCTCGGGTCCCGTCGCCGAGGTCTACACGGGCGGCGGCGCCGTCGACCTGGCCGCCGCCGGCGCGGTCCTCGCCGGGACCCTGCGCCCCGGCCAGGCCCGGATAGCCCTGCTCACCGCGCTCCTCGCCGAGGTGCCCTCGCCCGAGCGCCGCACCACCCTGCTCCGCACCCTCCTCGAAGGCCCGGTCCGCGCCGAGTCCGCCTTCGCCGTCGCGCACTGA
- a CDS encoding endonuclease I family protein produces the protein MSVVQRSKWRTWAAMSAVLVGLTLPTVTATPAGATTDAYDSTYYRNAIGKTGSSLKSSLHTIISSQNKISYDAVWNALKVTDQDPNNTSNVLLLYSGSSRSKSLSGGDVGDWNREHVWAQSHGSFGTSAGPGTDLHHLRACDVQVNSTRGNKDWDNGGSAVGGAPGSYTDSNSFEPRDADKGDVARMILYMAVRYEGDDSWPDLETNESSTNGSVPFHGRLAILKQWHQQDPPSAFEERRNEVIYNSYQRNRNPFIDHPEWVEAIW, from the coding sequence ATGTCCGTTGTGCAGAGGAGCAAGTGGAGGACCTGGGCGGCGATGTCCGCCGTCCTCGTCGGCCTCACCCTTCCTACGGTCACCGCGACTCCCGCCGGCGCCACGACCGACGCCTACGACAGCACGTACTACCGCAACGCCATCGGCAAGACCGGTTCGAGCCTCAAGTCCTCGCTGCACACCATCATCAGCAGCCAGAACAAGATCTCGTACGACGCGGTCTGGAACGCGCTGAAGGTCACCGACCAGGACCCCAACAACACGAGCAACGTGCTGCTGCTCTACAGCGGCTCCTCGCGCAGCAAGAGCCTCAGCGGCGGCGACGTCGGCGACTGGAACCGCGAGCACGTGTGGGCCCAGTCCCACGGCAGCTTCGGCACCTCCGCCGGCCCCGGCACCGACCTGCACCACCTGCGCGCCTGCGACGTCCAGGTCAACAGCACCCGGGGCAACAAGGACTGGGACAACGGCGGCAGCGCGGTCGGCGGGGCGCCGGGCAGCTACACCGACAGCAACTCCTTCGAGCCGCGCGACGCCGACAAGGGCGACGTGGCCCGCATGATCCTCTACATGGCCGTGCGCTACGAGGGCGACGACTCCTGGCCCGACCTGGAGACCAACGAGTCCAGCACCAACGGCAGCGTCCCCTTCCACGGCCGCCTCGCGATACTCAAGCAGTGGCACCAGCAGGACCCGCCGAGCGCCTTCGAGGAGCGGCGCAACGAGGTCATCTACAACAGCTACCAGCGCAACCGCAATCCGTTCATCGACCATCCGGAGTGGGTCGAGGCGATCTGGTAG
- a CDS encoding aspartate ammonia-lyase — protein MIPAPQHTAPEPAAPEPDVEPDATAGRGAVRREHDLLGDRDVPAHAYWGIHTLRATENFAITGTPISVYPQLIDALAAVKEAAALANEELGLLPAGKTAAIVAACREIRGGALHGEFVVDVVQGGAGTSTNMNANEVVANRALELLGHAKGEYHLLHPNEDVNLGQSTNDVYPTAIRIAAIGAARDLLRAMAVLQDAFAEKAVEFGTVVKMGRTQLQDAVPMTLGQEFSTYAVMLEEDRGRLAEAIELIHEINLGATAIGTGLNAAPGYAETARRHLAGITGLPLVTSANLVEATQDCGAFVQLSGVLKRIAVKLSKTCNDLRLLSSGPRAGFGEINLPPVQAGSSIMPGKVNPVIPEVVNQVAFEVIGNDMTITMAAEGGQLQLNAFEPVIFHALSKSLTSLRAACLTLAERCVTGITANTESLRRSVENSIGLATALNPYLGYTAATAIAQEALATGRSVAELTLEKGLLPPERLAELLTPEHLTGTAGGVLRT, from the coding sequence GTGATCCCCGCTCCACAGCACACCGCCCCCGAGCCCGCCGCCCCCGAGCCGGACGTCGAGCCGGATGCCACCGCCGGCCGGGGCGCCGTCCGGCGCGAGCACGACCTGCTCGGCGACCGGGACGTCCCCGCTCACGCGTATTGGGGCATCCACACCCTGCGCGCCACCGAGAACTTCGCCATCACCGGTACCCCGATCTCCGTCTACCCGCAGCTGATCGACGCGCTCGCCGCCGTCAAGGAGGCCGCCGCCCTCGCCAACGAGGAGCTCGGCCTGCTGCCCGCCGGCAAGACGGCGGCCATCGTCGCCGCCTGCCGGGAGATCCGGGGCGGCGCGCTGCACGGCGAGTTCGTCGTCGACGTCGTCCAGGGCGGCGCCGGCACCTCCACCAACATGAACGCCAACGAGGTCGTCGCCAACCGGGCCCTGGAACTCCTCGGCCACGCCAAGGGCGAGTACCACCTGCTGCACCCCAACGAGGACGTCAACCTCGGCCAGTCCACCAATGACGTCTACCCGACCGCCATCCGCATCGCCGCCATCGGCGCCGCCCGCGACCTGCTGCGCGCGATGGCCGTCCTCCAGGACGCCTTCGCCGAGAAGGCCGTCGAGTTCGGCACCGTCGTCAAGATGGGCCGCACCCAGCTCCAGGACGCCGTGCCCATGACGCTGGGCCAGGAGTTCTCCACGTACGCCGTGATGCTGGAGGAGGACCGCGGGCGGCTGGCCGAGGCGATCGAGCTGATCCACGAGATCAACCTCGGCGCCACCGCCATCGGCACCGGTCTCAACGCCGCCCCCGGCTACGCCGAGACCGCCCGCCGTCACCTCGCCGGCATCACCGGACTGCCCCTGGTGACCTCCGCCAACCTGGTCGAGGCCACCCAGGACTGCGGCGCCTTCGTGCAGCTCTCCGGCGTCCTCAAGCGGATCGCCGTGAAGCTCTCCAAGACCTGCAACGACCTGCGGCTGCTCTCCTCCGGCCCGCGCGCGGGATTCGGCGAGATCAACCTGCCGCCCGTCCAGGCCGGTTCGAGCATCATGCCCGGCAAGGTCAACCCGGTCATCCCCGAGGTCGTCAACCAGGTCGCCTTCGAGGTGATCGGCAACGACATGACCATCACGATGGCGGCGGAAGGCGGCCAGCTCCAGCTCAACGCCTTCGAGCCGGTCATCTTCCACGCCCTGTCGAAGAGCCTGACCTCGCTCAGGGCGGCCTGCCTCACCCTCGCCGAACGCTGTGTCACCGGCATCACCGCCAACACCGAGTCCCTGCGCCGAAGCGTCGAGAACTCCATCGGGCTGGCCACCGCGCTCAACCCGTACCTCGGCTACACGGCCGCGACCGCCATCGCCCAGGAGGCCCTGGCCACGGGCCGCTCGGTCGCCGAGCTCACCCTGGAGAAGGGCCTGCTCCCGCCCGAGCGGCTCGCCGAACTGCTCACGCCGGAGCACCTCACGGGCACGGCGGGCGGAGTGCTGAGGACCTGA
- a CDS encoding Lrp/AsnC family transcriptional regulator gives MDRIDLHILRELQQDGRLSNQELAQRVGLSPSPCMRRVRQLEQDGVIQGYRAVIDPEAVGRGFEVLVSVEVKRDRETVEAFEEALQDIPDVIEAYRLFGSPGCLLRIAVADLAAYERLWIERLTTLAGVTEVNSQIIMKRVKEPRGLPVER, from the coding sequence ATGGACCGAATCGATCTCCATATCTTGCGCGAGCTCCAGCAGGACGGCCGGTTGAGCAACCAGGAGCTGGCCCAGCGGGTCGGCCTCAGCCCCTCCCCCTGCATGCGGCGGGTCCGGCAGCTGGAGCAGGACGGGGTGATCCAGGGCTATCGCGCGGTCATCGACCCGGAGGCGGTCGGGCGGGGCTTCGAGGTGCTGGTCTCGGTGGAGGTGAAGCGCGACCGCGAGACGGTGGAGGCGTTCGAGGAGGCGCTCCAGGACATCCCGGACGTGATCGAGGCGTACCGGCTCTTCGGCAGCCCCGGCTGCCTGCTGCGCATCGCGGTCGCCGACCTCGCGGCGTACGAGCGGCTGTGGATCGAGCGGCTGACGACCCTCGCCGGGGTCACGGAGGTCAATTCGCAGATCATCATGAAGCGGGTCAAGGAGCCCCGCGGACTTCCGGTCGAACGCTGA
- a CDS encoding DUF6197 family protein produces MPNPAVIPAATPTTPDELDREAAALLDTAAWQEIVARWAEAPPVREEAADWRRLLSVPVDRLVADALAALDARPAPEPVERPLPGRLGAILPDRLHAWRRIGSPDVSPSVHLAHARRVLTTWGWQNTPYKLRDRRGARCVCGAMLAAHRLGYGSAATMNEAGAWMLEELRSRGWTELIGPWNRAPGRTAADALALVDATIRRAARAGR; encoded by the coding sequence ATGCCGAACCCCGCCGTCATCCCCGCCGCCACGCCCACCACCCCGGACGAGCTCGACCGCGAAGCCGCCGCCCTGCTCGACACCGCGGCCTGGCAGGAGATCGTGGCCCGCTGGGCCGAGGCCCCGCCCGTTCGGGAGGAGGCGGCCGACTGGCGGCGGCTGCTGTCCGTCCCGGTGGACCGGCTCGTCGCCGACGCCCTCGCCGCCCTCGACGCCCGGCCCGCGCCCGAGCCCGTCGAACGGCCGCTGCCCGGACGCCTCGGCGCGATCCTGCCCGACCGGCTGCACGCCTGGCGCCGCATCGGCAGCCCCGACGTGAGTCCGTCGGTCCACCTCGCCCACGCCCGGCGGGTCCTGACCACCTGGGGGTGGCAGAACACCCCGTACAAGCTCCGCGACCGGCGCGGCGCGCGCTGCGTCTGCGGGGCGATGCTCGCCGCCCACCGGCTCGGCTACGGCAGCGCCGCCACCATGAACGAGGCCGGGGCCTGGATGCTCGAAGAGCTCCGCTCCCGCGGCTGGACCGAGCTCATCGGCCCCTGGAACCGGGCCCCGGGCCGTACCGCGGCGGACGCGCTCGCCCTGGTGGACGCCACGATCCGCCGCGCGGCCCGGGCCGGTCGCTAG
- a CDS encoding VWA domain-containing protein codes for MITRKRLATGACALLAALTVGLFPTSASADDGPAATDSPKESPKVELVLDVSGSMRARDIDGQTRMAAAKQAFNEVLDAVPQEVRLGIRTLGADYPGQDRQRGCKDTRQLYPVGPLDRTEAKAAVATLAPTGWTPIGPALLGAAEDLKGGEATKRIVLITDGEDTCAPLDPCEVARDIAARGIHLVIDTLGLVPDVKTRRQLMCIAEATGGTYTSVHRTEELSGRVRQLVDRAADPVVTPVATRGAERCADAPTLGPGLYTDRQVIGRHRWYRVDVLPGQELRASVSISADRAVNEDYGVLLRAVTAHGREIVRGSEAGDGRTDVISTGLRYPKRADEDALDDDTKPAAETVCLQVSNSFSAPPSVRTTPGMPVELAIDVVDGPGSASDVASFGLGRGWWLLGVLVLAGFLGGLVWGWLSRWRVAVWRTH; via the coding sequence ATGATCACGAGAAAACGGCTGGCGACCGGGGCCTGCGCGCTGCTCGCCGCCCTGACCGTCGGGCTGTTCCCGACCAGCGCCTCCGCCGACGACGGACCGGCGGCCACGGACTCGCCGAAGGAGTCCCCCAAGGTCGAGCTGGTGCTCGACGTCAGCGGCTCGATGCGCGCCCGCGACATCGACGGACAGACCCGCATGGCCGCCGCCAAGCAGGCGTTCAACGAGGTCCTGGACGCGGTGCCGCAGGAGGTACGGCTCGGCATCCGCACCCTCGGCGCGGACTACCCGGGGCAGGACCGGCAACGCGGCTGCAAGGACACCCGGCAGCTGTACCCGGTCGGCCCGCTCGACCGCACCGAGGCCAAGGCCGCCGTCGCCACCCTCGCCCCCACCGGCTGGACCCCGATCGGCCCCGCCCTGCTGGGCGCCGCGGAGGACCTCAAGGGCGGTGAGGCCACCAAGCGGATCGTGCTCATCACGGACGGCGAGGACACCTGCGCCCCGCTCGACCCGTGCGAGGTGGCCCGTGACATCGCCGCCCGGGGCATCCACCTCGTCATCGACACCCTCGGTCTCGTCCCGGACGTCAAGACCCGCCGCCAGCTGATGTGCATCGCCGAGGCGACCGGCGGCACCTACACCTCCGTGCACCGCACCGAGGAGCTCTCCGGCCGGGTACGGCAGCTGGTCGACCGCGCCGCCGACCCGGTGGTCACGCCCGTGGCCACCCGGGGCGCCGAGCGCTGCGCCGACGCCCCGACGCTGGGCCCGGGCCTCTACACCGACCGTCAGGTCATCGGCCGGCACCGGTGGTACCGGGTCGACGTGCTGCCCGGCCAGGAGCTGCGCGCCTCCGTGAGCATCTCCGCCGACCGCGCCGTGAACGAGGACTACGGCGTGCTGCTGCGGGCCGTCACCGCGCACGGCCGGGAGATCGTCCGCGGCTCCGAGGCGGGCGACGGACGCACCGACGTCATCTCGACCGGTCTGCGCTATCCGAAGCGGGCCGACGAGGACGCCCTGGACGACGACACGAAGCCGGCCGCCGAGACGGTCTGTCTCCAGGTCAGCAACTCCTTCTCCGCTCCCCCGTCCGTCCGGACCACCCCCGGCATGCCGGTCGAGCTCGCCATCGACGTCGTCGACGGCCCGGGCTCCGCCTCCGACGTCGCCTCCTTCGGCCTCGGCCGCGGCTGGTGGCTGCTCGGCGTCCTGGTCCTGGCCGGCTTCCTCGGCGGGCTGGTCTGGGGCTGGCTGTCCCGCTGGCGCGTCGCCGTCTGGAGGACCCACTGA